The following proteins come from a genomic window of Labeo rohita strain BAU-BD-2019 chromosome 25, IGBB_LRoh.1.0, whole genome shotgun sequence:
- the adat1 gene encoding LOW QUALITY PROTEIN: tRNA-specific adenosine deaminase 1 (The sequence of the model RefSeq protein was modified relative to this genomic sequence to represent the inferred CDS: deleted 1 base in 1 codon): protein MTHCSYTGIHNSHKRLTSLSNKLPRRGKPETGREWTLLAAVILLTDSSDQKTVHKQVVSLGTGTKCIGQSAMSKNGDILNDSHAEVIARRGCVRYLTEQLDRAVSGQSSDIFCPGSEEGKWTVKPGVSFLFFTSQTPCGDASIFPMTGSQAQPCEPVKAIQSEESERRGLKRHAESDLEETRQGQRIKTLDSHSPHRKSVDTEKHDVIAENKESDPSNEVLDCHPEVEKVQPSDLHRTGAKCVPDAPADPLQPGLLYHNSGVLRVKPGRGERTLSLSCSDKLARWGVLGFQGALLSHYLQEPVYFRAVVVGKCPYSHQAMQRALKTRCSDVRDLPSGFSVHDPEILQSGLEFPHNHTHTESKHTHTQGRISPCGAAISWCAVSQQPLDVTANGYKQGVTKKALGTWQARSLISKVELFHSFLKLVAATEDSQLPESLRGKDLKTYWDYKQAAGPYQQAWTQLRLQAFPLWPRSPRELLLFS from the exons ATGACCCACTGCAGTTATACTGGAATCCATAACTCGCATAAGCGTCTAACCAGCTTATCTAA TAAACTGCCCAGAAGAGGAAAGCCAGAGACGGGCAGAGAGTGGACTCTGCTGGCTGCTGTAATTCTACTAACTGACAGTTCAGACCAGAAGACAG TTCACAAGCAGGTTGTCTCTTTGGGGACTGGCACCAAATGCATCGGACAGTCTGCAATGAGTAAGAACG GGGACATTCTGAATGACAGTCATGCGGAGGTTATTGCTCGGAGGGGATGTGTCAG GTATCTGACGGAGCAGCTGGACAGGGCTGTAAGTGGCCAGAGCTCTGATATTTTCTGTCCAGGATCTGAAGAGGGAAAATGGACAGTTAAACCGGGagtttctttcctttttttcactAGTCAAACACCCT GTGGTGATGCCTCCATATTTCCTATGACTGGCAGTCAAGCGCAACCCTGCGAGCCAGTGAAGGCAATCCAGAGCGAAGAATCAGAGAGACGAGGCCTGAAACGGCACGCTGAGAGTGATCTGGAAGAGACCCGGCAGGGTCAAAGAATAAAGACACTTGACAGCCATTCACCTCACAGAAAATCAGTGGATACCGAAAAGCATGATGTTATagcagaaaacaaagaaagtgaTCCATCAAATGAAGTCTTGGACTGTCATCCAGAAGTAGAGAAAGTCCAACCATCTGACCTCCATCGCACTGGGGCAAAGTGTGTCCCTGATGCTCCAGCCGACCCGCTCCAGCCTGGGTTACTTTATCACAACTCTGGGGTTTTGCGAGTGAAGCCGGGACGTGGGGAGCGCACGCTTTCTCTCTCGTGCAGTGATAAACTGGCCCGGTGGGGTGTTCTGGGCTTCCAGGGCGCCCTCTTGTCTCATTACCTGCAAGAGCCGGTCTATTTCAGAGCTGTGGTGGTTGGAAAGTGTCCGTACAGCCATCAGGCAATGCAGAGAGCATTGAAAACACG ATGTTCTGATGTGAGGGATTTGCCATCAGGTTTCTCCGTACACGATCCAGAGATTCTACAGTCTGGTCTGGAATTTCCTCACAACCACACTCACACCgagtccaaacacacacacacacagggcaGAATATCTCCGTGTGGGGCAG CTATCAGCTGGTGTGCCGTATCCCAGCAGCCTCTAGATGTCACTGCCAACGGTTACAAACAGGGAGTGACT AAAAAAGCTCTGGGCACATGGCAAGCAAG ATCTTTAATCAGTAAAGTGGAGCTCTTTCATTCATTCCTGAAACTGGTGGCAGCAACTGAAGACTCGCAGCTTCCAGAGTCCCTCCG